The sequence below is a genomic window from Lolium perenne isolate Kyuss_39 chromosome 7, Kyuss_2.0, whole genome shotgun sequence.
ttctactatttgtctcaacttttaccttaattgcacatttgtaatgagataaacttgaaacaaagtggtctgggATGGTTGAGGTTAACCTAAGTTCTTTGGAAGTATTAACTTGGCTTCCATTTTATttgaggactacttcacatgACATGTCTAAgttctaactttgctactctaaacaCGTACATAACTATGGAAATCTAGCTCCTATTCTTCCAAGTGTTTCAATCCTAagtctatggtcatgatgtgcttggcacacttcccattgttttgaagcatcattcttacactattgttttgcccttggcttcttattgtactcctcttaattaattatgaggttctaatccatcacataatgattctcaggtgaatcatatatgatttctatctctaccatgtaagtagacatattttattcctatctctcttccttacctcccatgattgactcatcatggtctatgctacctcatataactcataattatcacttactatcaactatttcacaagtttggatagattttacttacccattacttgttttGGTATACACCTTCTAATAGGATATTTTTCTTATACCCATATCTTTGTTACTTGATATTACTcatattacaggtctggataattcttatttaatcataacatatgttggtacacatcttccaataggatagcttccttatggttgtatcctctctttggactaccatgtattgtataccaactgtgatctaccaatctattgttttaaggacttaatgatgtgctatatgtttgggattagctaactatctttacttagaaaagatagattaaaaaggttgactcaagtgtgttaggattattctcaagtgaatatccatctcaagtcataagaaaatttggttcaactaagacaacttcctatagacactaccaatcctataggtctccattaaagggttttaatcctaaggtcaaagcatttgctctgataccaactgtggtgacccggcataccactgcatggtgtagtatgcaagtctgatataacaccaatgaaacaccgttccactagtattatatcgctcagagtggtacaacagaaacatatgcgggtccaaggcatgtctatagaattacatacgaaCTACGTTACATAAGATCAAGacaaacctcctactttacaatgaggtaaatctgcaaataactccagaagaacgactcgtagcctagtcttatcacggactctatttgtagagtatttaactaactacagaggctaagaatagactctagctaaataggagctaggtttcggaagctagttcccttctatggctaaactaggttttctccttgttggacgtggtatctgactcctctgaaatggtcctgtctcttgaagtagttgttgactcctcggtcttcgagttgcactgtagatcctccatcgtggcctccatatctaagcaggggatttaagagtgggatgagtacgagcgtactcaacaagttcattataggaaagaggtgtttaatgcactagctacagcattagaccagaaagtctaataccaatgcaggttttcataatcatttcttcaaaggttgcttttattcagaagaactatgtccgtcagccttcaccggttgactagaacttcatggagctcctttccggccgcgttcgtagttccatatcccggaacagggagtgacaggtcacggttctttacactctgcagaggtgtgttgctttacccataagagatcttatccttggtgccaaccaggtgtacattcctgtccacacttcctatggtgtgaggcccggtataaggtctagccaatcatgttcctccgctacctcgaacacccaccctttgttgcataccccgaccctgggtcctcgtcggtcctcttataccacttaaggatggaccccgaccacgacaacagtttgggatcgaaccaaactccttcgccggtagctgcaacccatcatagaccgcaataccgtggggactttaggcttccccagcccaccgcttgcacttcgagcgacaagtgtctacggactatgccgtggggacttaaggcttccccagcccaccgcttgccctgacagatacaagtgtctacggtaaagcgcatccgttgatgaacgagaggtggaaacacttttgactattccgtcccactctggatcttatggttaacacggatattacggcacaagaatcactggcgacatttgttgtttaatcctagatggatataagcccgtgcaatggaacctccaccatatcaacacaatccatggttccattgcccaccatatagtcatattcatagttatgaaagtagtggttttgatttttatgcaatagtgataaccataatactttgcaagtaatttgatagaaatactcaaatgacatgagcaagtgatgaacttgcctttcttggctgcaagattatgcagacaaggtcttcgatgcgtaataactccaaattctgaaatagcatcatcgtccgtaaggacgatgtttaaaagattggcaaggatgcaataatgcataagaatgagaggcAATCGCTCGCAGCGGGACCTAACCCCGAGGAgggaggattagtgagtggtaataattgattcagggtgtgttgcacttttagagtgattcacaaacaagattcttattcaggtgtgattacttggtatcatgaacaggtagataacaaagtacagtaatcaattaagcacacaaagaatgataattggcataatgttaacgtgtaaagaacagttgtcaattttagtactatatggcatggttaatgattacttgttatattcttcaaaagaataacttttgaagaacatgttctttaataaagaacaagtatgataattagactggtggggttctatggttgactatggtttcatctagttttcAAGTAGTTTTAAGATGGATCACaatctagttggattcatcagctactagggcttatatggttgaattaagtctaaacatctgaatttccaatagttgctatcaaggtggtataccttgttggtgatagctgattagggtttataggtctttataagcagggttgatgatgattctttatttacttcaaaagaataacttttgaagaacatacttcttaaataataagaagtatatcaattagggttgaggttgtctaggttttgtcatttaatccactaagtaaggaatgattggctcctaaataggatggttcataattatgaagtatttgtagggttcagtggactatgaTTATGTAATGGTAAATATTGTGCCTAGATGCTATTGggtttcatcacaatggtgtgatgctaagcatggatgaataaggatgatgattttgacagtagaagctagggtttaaacctggttgatcctacttgatcaactaggtttagtgatatgcatacatggaataataaattgctagtgatagggttctacattttatgtgatcatggcaATTATTTAGTTTCTATTATTGTTCTAAGTTTGAAGTttaaagtatcatgatcacatgttctaacctagggtttaggttagaagcaatttagagttcacatgtaataatggaactagggttcctaattaatttagggttttaggaatcacatgaaatgatgaggttatcactttattttataatggaactagggtttcctaatttctctataattattggattaataacttcattataaagttgaagttattaataacttgaaaataaaaataatattgaatttggcttttttattatttttgtaatggattaataattaagataattattaattagggtttaaatccttctaataaggatttaataaaataaataaagaaaattagttttaatgttttctttatttatttactggctttatttaatttttgagaattttcctaattattgaattgtaATTCAATAAGGAATAAAGGAAAAGGCTTAATTATTAAGTATTAAATaactaaatttttattaaaaataaaaatttcatattatatttttattggatagagttttcttttctaagaattttgatatcttattttcatttttctgagttattatttattttatataaatttgtaaagttgcagcaatTAATGGATTTTGAAATAAAATGAAAAGATCTGCTAAACGCACCCAGGCTACTGCTACACTGgatcactgacaggtgggcctatggtccacgtcagctgccacgtaAGCTTGACTGGGTCAAAATTGAATTCATGTCCAGTGTTGCCGGCCGGCGGCCAAACGGCGATGATCCCCGGCGATTTCGGGCGCGTGAGGTTAGGGGATTACTCGCATGCAATTCGGGGTGGTGTGGTGAACGTTTTGAGGGTGGCGCCGCCCACTATCTGTCGCCGGAGTGTGAACGGCGGCGACGTGCTACGGCAGCGCGCACGGCCAGCGACACAGAAGCGATGCAGGACAGAATCGAGAGGAACGGGGGTACTGGGAGGACCGCGAGCTCACCAGGAGCGTGTTGGTGTGGTCGGAAGGGCTTGGGGAGGCCTCAGTCGACGGCGAACGTCGACGATGGGTGGTCACCGGCGCGGACTTGATGTCGCAATTCGACGTCTTCGTAGCTTCCCGGCATGCGCGCGTCGACGAGGAGGTTGCTGGGGACGAGGCGAAGCTCCAGGGCTTCACGGCGGTGCTTGGGAGGACTCCAAACGGCGGCGATTGAAGATGGCCGGGTTGACCAAGGTTTCGATTTGGGGAAAAAattggagaagaggaagaaactcTGGAACTAGGGTTCGTCCAGGGCTTTATACGGCTCAAGGGAGAGCCTCGTCACGCCGTCGGTCGCTGAGGAGCTGCCAGCGACGAAGGAAAGCTGGCCACGGCGTCTCGCTGTCCACCATGCGCGAGGAaagggatgaggacgaccctccCCCGATTTTCTTTTAACGAAGAGGTACGGGCTGCTGTTGTTGGGCTCGACTTGGGCTGCTACTGGGCCAGTGGTTGGCTGGAATggtgggctgctcggccaggtaatgttcttcttctctttttcttttctttttttttcttttctgttttgtattttcaAACTCTATTTTAAATCCTGATTTTAATTCAAGTTTGAATTCTTCTATACCATGCAGACATTTTTACAATTTGAACTCTTATGTAATCCACCCAAAATACTTTATAATTACTGTTGGGTATTACACATTTTAATATGGTATTGAAACATTGGTATATTATTTattattttactttgaattaagtATCCATATGGCATGAAATTGATGTGCTAAAATATCTCTAAGGGCTTGACCTCCTATTAAGAATGTTGTCACTTGACTCTTATTTTATGTGCATAACTATGTGCTGATGAATTGGAAACTctgcttgaactcctcccaagttTAATATTAATATTGTAGATTAGTGTTACCTTAAAATACCTGGAGTAGATACTACTcccatcatggtttggtcttggttataaagataagtggttgataattACACTTATGGTTTTAATTATGAGATGTATCACAATGGTTTTTCTCAGgtttaataattgaagcataagattttattaatatgccacactagggttctagtgatatttacctaatggccatTGATTTAATTCTCAATTATGGTCTAAGTTTATATGgtaatcaccatagtgataccataactaggtttgagatataattttagtttgtATGAATGAGATGACCCATATTGCATTGGCTAAAGTGTAATCTCCCTATCTATGATAAGGTTGCTTGCTTAATACcatatgtgcttctctaattactaagaatttgagaattggttttatcttctactaattaacttctattatttttcccaacttatcattaaagtaactagaatgattatggttctttttatagttaactttggttatatggactaaggatttctcaccatataaagtatggagttttactctaaagttATCTTAGGTCCTTTTGTTGAGGAATAAATGGATTATAGATGTGCTATAGTCCTACTTATAATCACCTAGTGATCCACAAGTTGGGATTGAGATAATAGTCTGgatttgcttactagtgatccccCTATGATTTCACGTGGTGAATAAGATCTACTagtcatataagtgttagcatttggattattctcctatttctccaaagtatggtcatggattaggcttGATCCACTTGTTCTAAATATCCttatctcaagttcttagggtttatgatcattactcaatttataaagatcaaggtttggcttctaagttatctctcattaaataggtttctcacttccatgatcaagcattatcttgatgaactaaggtatagcatttctattttattttctaggatgagctattatgattgtctctttagtttatatcccaggagaatgcctgagatattatgttagggttctacttaatcaatgatgatataatcatcaagtgtatggattgttctctccctcacattcaggTGTTGGCTTTAACAATCTTGAGGGTAACACCttagcttgggctctcttataaaggaatgatttattctagggtttatggtgtactcacaagatctcattatGTATGAAAGGTTAAGTCTTTACCTAGATGATTTAGTGGAGTTAGTCTCTATTTTATTTTACCAATTCATGGGTATAGTCTTgttccatttgatattaggttatcccatCATTACTAAGTGAAATGGTTTaggtcctaatactttagttcaagaattgtccttgattcttaactaggtaaagctaggattgatatgaatgctctctctcatttggggaaaGACTTCAattctaacctaaggttattctccaaaggtattgatgtagtcaccaatatctatggttaatataaatgggttctctctctagggaaggtcttcaataatatcctagggttcctcttgaagatgatgttgtgatcatatggatatttatatccaaggtttgcctctaggtttgtcattgcttttCTAGTAAATAATATAGGACTCTCatttctctaggtttgatgtatattaatatgtagtagagaggattatatatttctagagtttatctcATTATCTTGTTTCTAAGAATGAAGGGAAatggataccatgaggttcatggtaggatcaagaattagtttaagacatggagaagataagtggagaatagtttcttcaattattgttacttgatttccaattacatggatgttcacatgttatggctaggaatatcatgttgtgatatttaataagatcaggtagttgatcattgaggaaAGTgtggttgtgttgattattagttacatttgatctaaccccttagatcaaattatctctacccaaaacaaagttttaacaaagtcacattgaggtttatagcgcttgacttgatgagctacttcaattccaccaaggtcaagtgaaacttcagttactgtgactgttttactttaaagcgcgaaaattccccagattttctatgcatgaatgcaatgcacacatctgtttcctctatttttgtaaccccattacctgggatattacaaaggcctagcccacttccactaagggatttcctcgaggcggaaaccgggcctttacaaggttcttggggcacacatccacaactgaattggaggctcccaaatctgtaacaatacaacaatcaacaacaacacatcaacacatcaacacaaatcaactagggaaccaaataggaacactagcatgagatccctcaaacaaatgaaggggaaatgaaaaacgcttcggtgaggatgtagatcggtgtcttctccttcgaatctccaaagatcaagagctttggttgggggaggaaggagatcttgcaaatcttgtgtttcttgaggtggctctaatggaggtgaagcttggcagatttcttgtgcaatgattgagcaaaggaggaaggaagaagaagaggggtataaatacccctccccaaaatccagccgttggggcttccggggggccggataatccggcctaagtaagggccggataatccgcccccccggataatccggcctcaggtacaaaaccgggagaatgtccggccaaatatccggcctctatccagacttgcttttcttcaggtccttagccattttcgaggggggcggatatttcggaaatgtccggccctgggacaaaaccgggacaatatccgggaaaatgtccggcccctatccagaagcatactgagccacaaaacctcaagtccttagccgaaaactgggggccggatattttggaaatatccggcccggattatccggcctgatgatctttttgttgcttctttttgacagaactgactacatccaacacacatataaatgtatctatataatccctgtaccacttagacaaacattagtgtatcacatacattgacatcaaacacacaaaacataatatgagagatgttctttcacccGTCCTCGCCTGCCTACGGCCAACCGTCCAGgttcacgccgtcgccgcccgatctcgccggcggcaaCCTGAACGAGGGCTTctcgccggccctgcgacgagggccACTCCCGTTCGGTGCGACGGCGGCGCCGAACGACGAGGTGATGAACGAGATGATCGACTCCGGCTCGgcggccgccgctgcgagcccggggttcttcacgcaagaggaggcgagAGCGACGGCAGCTGTCGCGGAGTGCAACCGGTGGCTGGAGGATGTGGCCGACGGAAGCCaggccgtcgaagaagaagaagaagaagaagaagaagaggaagaaccaaTCCAAGTCGAGATCGCCGACGACAACCCGCCGCcgaagggaaagaagaagaggaagaaggacgcgCCGCCGGCCGAACCGCGCATCAAATGGACGCCGagggaagaggagtgcctcgcggaagcttggatgaccgtgtccatgGACGACATAACCGGGGCGAATCAGTCCTCCGACACgtattggcttcgagtgaaggCGGCGTTCAACGAGCGCAagctcgtcgatccctacttcaacaagacgatcatgaaccggggagacaaggacatggccacccattgggggatcatacAGACGGCGTGTagcaaatggcacggcatacaggaggagcTCAAAACTACGCCGGTGAGCGGCGAAGACTTTGAAGCCAAGGTATGCATACGCCGTGCCTCCTCCGTCGACCCTTTGCGTGTACTGATCGGCGTGAGCTGACCCATATCACCGTCCTCTTTTTTCCCCAGGTGCGACGGGCTTTCGGCATGTACCACGACGACACCGGCCTGACgttcaagttcctcaacgtctacTCCCGCATCGAGCagtgcgagaagtggaaggaaacCCGCACGAGCCTCTCGAagagcaaaaccgaacagtacaaccccgacgctccgccGCCAGGCTCGTCGGATGGCCGCCCGTAACTCGGCCAGAAAAAGCTCAAAGATCCGAAGAAGATGGGCCATCCCGCCGAgaggatgcaggcgtcgatcgacaagtgctgggccgacttgaggacgcacgccgacgggaagaacgacaagttcgacggcaggtggagggagatgctcgccaaccaaggcgcccGGATCGCCCTGTTGAAGACGACGgccgcggcgaagaagaggaacacagacttggcgttcctgaTGGGCGGCGGCAACACGGAACTGATGGAccaggagacgaggaattggtacgaGGGACATCGCAGCGACATCCTCCGACCCGCTCCGGCCAGttcttcgtcgtctccggcgcctacCTCGTCGTCCTCACCTTCTACGACATCGACTGCCGCTGCTTCAACGTCGACTACGACCGCAGCGTCGGCCACCGCTTCGACCACGGCGTCTGACACCGCCGTGCCAGAGGGGACTGCCGACGCCCCTGTTTtagtgtaatttccctccgatcgccgatctgtggctgatccttttgccgaTCGAATTTGTAGCGGGACGACGACTTGTTTGAATTTCGACTTTGttcgccgaactccgggtggacgactggaaatatggTTCTCCCCAcgaattaatttcgtccaatccaaCGGCAGTTTCATccggatttcggcgtggggaggcCAAACGAGTGGAATGCTCTTACAGCctttgttggagatgctcttatgcaaCCGCCATGACAGAAGTTTGGCCCGTTTTGCGGTATTTTTGTAGAATTTGTCCGGACCTTCTGGCCCTCACCTCACTGGATTGATCCAaatttctaagagcatctccactcgtctccccacagagccccccacggccactttttttcatccggacggcgaaaaacggcccagtcaggcccccggttcctcgttttggtccggatttgagcctattttcgtccggactccccatgccatcctcggtttcccgggggtctcccggggactccggatgaagctaaaccaaccgcccacgcccacgtgtctcctctttcgtccggattccccgagccatcctcttttttcccgagaaacgccgcttggggagcacacgactggaaaactactcctccccatgccaaatcttcctccaattcggacgaaaatttcgccggatttgggcgtggggagccccaacgagtggggatgctctaattcCAAAGCTGGGCCATCCGTCCCATGCGCATCTCCGTCGCTCCTGTCACTCTCTCCCAAGTTCGAATAGGCCGCCGACGGCGCCCCAGCACCCGGCGACGCACTCTCTCTTCCCCTCAGCGCCCATCTCCGCCGCTCCCTCCCTGTACCAGGGCGACCGCGGCGGGCACCACGGGCTGCGGCGGCGCATCCCGAGTCTCGAGGTCCATCTCCTATCAACCGTTTGGTGCGGCGGCGACGGGGGAGGCACCGGGCAGGCGGCCTTGCTGAACACCCATGGCGACTGCGACGGGGAGGTACAGCAACCTCGACAGATCTTTCAAGCTGGCCGCTCGCTCCCTCCTCACCGCCTTCTCCCGCGAGGTACAATCCCTTCCTGCCCTAGCCGACGCCGGTCCCGCCTCTGACATGCCTACTCGAATCCCCGGATCCTGTATGTGAAAGGGATTCGCCGGTCGTACATGCTTTCGATACGAATTGACTCGTTATTTTCGCGTTTTAGGGTGTCAACAAGGCTTTCCCATCGTTCACGGATGCCGAAAGGGAGCGCCTGTACCAAATGTTCATCTATGTGAGTGTTCTAACCATTCCTTAGTTCACAGTTACTGCCAACTCCGTAAATCTCTGCCCTACGTGCTAGTCTGGGTTTTGTATCTGTATCTGACTGTCACTGCTAGAACTTTTTTTTTAAAATCTGTTCtccttttctattttttcagGTGATCAAGTCTCTGCATGGCAACATAGAGGTACAATTGTTGTGCCCAAGCTGGTTTCTAGTGTGATTCAAAGATTTAAGATTCCATCGAAGGACAGTTTAACTCATGCACTGTGGCAGTTTGACTCATCAACTCCTGTATATGCTGAAAAACCCATGCATTTCTAGATTTGTTTGGTGCTAGCTGACTGGCGGCAGTCTTACTTCAGAAACAGAATTATTCAATAGTTTTCTTGTCCTTTTATCTATAGCGTTGTACTACTTGCAATCTGTGCaattacatgttttattcattctaCTGTATGTGTGCCTTAGGCAGACAAGGCATACTCAATGTCTAGGCTGCTCAAACACCACTTCAGAGGTTAAAACATAGTGATGAGCTAGCTCAAACACCAATTCAGAGGGAAAAAATAAATAGTGATGAGCTATTACTGTATTGCAGTGGAAGATTTATTAATATCTAGCAGTGCCAACTCTGTCAATCTCTGACCTGTTTCCGTGCCATTTCCATGTGCCTGATCACGATAGTTTGAGCAGACTTGGGCAGCTTAATTTTTTCCGGCATATGCAGCTGACCTGTGAAGCTAATATCTCTTATATTATGTCTGCTCAAACTAATGCTGCTCTTTTATCTATTTATTTCTTCATGCGTTAGCACTGTATTGATGCCAATCTATTGAAGTGATACCTTCTCTTCATGCTGCAGGAGGGATTCCAGCAATTCTGCGACGAAATAGAAGTAATTTCTTGTGCAATACTTCCTCACAATGTTGATATATTCTGAGTGTACTTTTGGGCTCAACATAACTAGCTTCTACTAGCTTCTGAACACCTGCGATAAATGTTGCGATTgtggaagcattttgaaggtttaatgcCATGACTATCAATTGTTTTAGGTTGCTACTGTCCTTGACAAGGTAGATCAGTTTGTTGAAGAACAAAATCTGGATGTGTTATCTGCAGACAAGTAAGAGCTGTTTT
It includes:
- the LOC127314727 gene encoding uncharacterized protein isoform X1, whose protein sequence is MATATGRYSNLDRSFKLAARSLLTAFSREGVNKAFPSFTDAERERLYQMFIYVIKSLHGNIEEGFQQFCDEIEVATVLDKVDQFVEEQNLDVLSADNSLINRTSVEDIKERISKEKKEEIEYLKGLLEKTEERNSALKARIEHLKEGVADFNDTRDALKKLEQWKFCLSELQ
- the LOC127314727 gene encoding uncharacterized protein isoform X2, which translates into the protein MATATGRYSNLDRSFKLAARSLLTAFSREGVNKAFPSFTDAERERLYQMFIYVIKSLHGNIEEGFQQFCDEIEVATVLDKVDQFVEEQNLDVLSADKTSVEDIKERISKEKKEEIEYLKGLLEKTEERNSALKARIEHLKEGVADFNDTRDALKKLEQWKFCLSELQ